One Kitasatospora sp. NBC_01266 genomic window carries:
- a CDS encoding FtsX-like permease family protein: MPNRPLTDHQEPADPRPLGRAARWAVELALGLRLAFTGGRDNRLRTALTALGVGLGVATLLLASSFPSVREHRDDRLRAQAGEVISPDLAERSSHSLLITDLSTTFDGSKVTGRAVRPDGPAAPLPPGLTAYPAPGTMAVSPALAALLRSSGGWLLHERLPYPIAGTIGEAGLVGPGDYTFFLGSDTLSDADPDVFRIDHFAGKLPPKPVDPVLVLLTAAGVVILLSPVAVFIAAAVRFGGEARDRRLAALRLGGADRAGTGRIAAGESLAGALLGVAVGAVFFQLGRLLIERITVQGLSVFTVDVRPQPALAALALGAVPVLAVVVTLLTMRRITAEPLGVVRGATRLPRLWWWRLCLPLLGSGLLYSQRDQLAYMDGSRTLAVLILGLLLLLFGATTLLPPLVDLVARALGRAGGPPAWQLAVGRLRFSPETAARPVAGIVVSVAGAIALQTLLGALAVARSGGADELGPVDRTLLVADFPGGAARAAQYTDQLRRSPGVADAVGYTAFYVQSPTDDKVFFPVQVADCATLRLLASVTDCADGDVFTTRGSGPTVTAGQPLVAGDGPAGSTPWRVPSPRAVVDALPDPAQPHLRTGLLVTPGAIPAALLSGQSATVELHPVPGTHDAEERIRTDVALLDARARLADPDQRSPDAGFTGIRRALTAGTVAILTLIGAGMLVSLLEQLRDRRRTLAVLTAFGTRPRTLALSLLCQSALSVVLGLALALVAGVLLGGALLTMAQVPVAFAWGDIARMIGAGAAALLLITALSLPALWRRRSAAGLRFE, from the coding sequence ATGCCGAACCGCCCACTGACCGATCATCAGGAGCCGGCCGATCCGCGGCCGCTGGGCCGGGCCGCGCGCTGGGCCGTCGAGCTGGCGCTCGGCCTGCGCCTGGCGTTCACCGGCGGCCGGGACAACCGGCTGCGCACCGCGCTGACCGCGCTCGGCGTCGGCCTCGGCGTGGCGACGCTGCTGCTGGCCTCCTCGTTCCCCAGTGTCCGCGAGCACCGCGACGACCGGCTGCGGGCCCAGGCAGGCGAGGTGATCTCCCCCGACCTGGCCGAGCGCTCCTCGCACAGCCTGCTGATCACCGACCTCAGCACCACCTTCGACGGCAGCAAGGTGACCGGCCGGGCGGTGCGGCCCGACGGCCCGGCCGCTCCGCTGCCGCCCGGTCTCACCGCCTATCCGGCGCCCGGCACGATGGCCGTCTCCCCCGCGCTGGCCGCCCTGCTGCGCTCGTCCGGCGGCTGGCTGCTGCACGAGCGGCTGCCCTATCCGATCGCCGGCACGATCGGCGAGGCCGGCCTGGTCGGCCCCGGTGACTACACCTTCTTCCTGGGCAGCGACACGCTCTCCGACGCCGATCCCGATGTCTTCCGGATCGACCACTTCGCCGGCAAGCTGCCGCCCAAGCCCGTCGATCCGGTGCTGGTCCTGCTCACCGCGGCGGGCGTGGTGATCCTGCTCAGTCCGGTGGCCGTGTTCATCGCCGCCGCCGTCCGGTTCGGCGGCGAGGCCCGGGACCGGCGGCTGGCCGCGCTGCGCCTCGGCGGCGCCGACCGAGCCGGCACCGGGCGGATCGCGGCCGGCGAGTCGCTGGCGGGCGCGCTGCTCGGAGTGGCGGTCGGCGCCGTGTTCTTCCAGCTCGGCCGCCTGCTGATCGAACGGATCACGGTGCAGGGGCTGAGCGTCTTCACGGTCGACGTCCGACCGCAGCCGGCCCTGGCAGCCCTCGCGCTGGGCGCCGTGCCGGTCCTCGCGGTGGTCGTCACCCTGCTGACGATGCGTCGGATCACCGCCGAACCGCTCGGCGTGGTGCGCGGCGCCACCCGGCTGCCACGGCTGTGGTGGTGGCGGCTCTGCCTGCCGCTGCTCGGCTCCGGCCTGCTCTACTCCCAGCGCGACCAGCTCGCCTACATGGACGGCAGCAGGACGCTGGCCGTGCTCATCCTCGGCCTGCTGCTGCTCCTGTTCGGCGCCACCACCCTGCTGCCCCCGCTGGTCGACCTGGTCGCCCGCGCGCTGGGCCGGGCCGGCGGACCACCCGCCTGGCAACTGGCCGTCGGACGGCTGCGGTTCAGCCCGGAGACCGCTGCACGGCCGGTGGCCGGCATCGTGGTCAGCGTGGCCGGCGCGATCGCCCTGCAGACCCTGCTCGGCGCTCTCGCCGTCGCCCGCAGCGGGGGCGCCGACGAGCTGGGCCCGGTCGACCGCACCCTGCTGGTCGCGGACTTCCCGGGCGGCGCGGCCCGCGCGGCCCAGTACACCGACCAGCTGCGGCGCAGCCCCGGTGTCGCCGACGCCGTCGGCTACACCGCGTTCTACGTCCAGTCACCGACCGACGACAAGGTGTTCTTCCCGGTCCAGGTGGCCGACTGCGCCACCCTGCGCCTGCTGGCCTCGGTCACCGACTGCGCGGACGGCGACGTCTTCACCACCCGGGGCAGCGGTCCCACCGTGACGGCGGGCCAACCACTGGTCGCCGGCGATGGTCCGGCCGGCTCCACCCCCTGGCGGGTGCCGTCCCCGCGCGCCGTGGTCGACGCCCTGCCGGACCCCGCCCAGCCGCACCTGCGCACCGGGCTGCTGGTGACCCCGGGGGCGATCCCGGCCGCGCTGCTCAGCGGTCAGTCCGCCACCGTGGAGCTGCACCCCGTCCCGGGCACCCACGACGCCGAGGAGCGGATCCGCACCGATGTCGCGCTGCTCGACGCCAGGGCCCGGCTCGCCGACCCCGACCAGCGCTCCCCCGACGCCGGGTTCACCGGCATCCGCCGGGCGCTGACCGCGGGCACGGTGGCGATCCTGACGCTGATCGGCGCCGGCATGCTGGTCAGCCTGCTCGAACAGCTCCGCGACCGCCGCCGCACCCTGGCCGTGCTCACCGCGTTCGGCACCAGGCCGCGCACCCTGGCGCTGTCGCTGCTCTGCCAGAGCGCCCTGTCGGTCGTGCTGGGCCTGGCGCTCGCACTGGTCGCCGGGGTGCTGCTGGGCGGGGCGCTGCTCACCATGGCGCAGGTGCCGGTCGCCTTCGCCTGGGGCGACATCGCCCGGATGATCGGCGCCGGGGCGGCGGCCCTGCTGCTGATCACGGCGTTGAGCCTGCCCGCCCTCTGGCGCCGCCGCTCGGCGGCCGGGCTGCGGTTCGAGTGA
- a CDS encoding ABC transporter ATP-binding protein, whose product MSESPRAAAAVQAVQTVRDGSLLAGVDLRKNFGLTPALTGACLDLAPGELVAVLGTSGSGKSTLLHCLAGLIRPDSGTVTYRGQDLTQLSDPARSALRRSDFGFVFQFGQLVPELSCLENVALPLRLNGLRRRAAEQRAMQWLERLEVADLAAKRPGELSGGQGQRAAIARALVTAPAVIFADEPTGSLDSLHSEQVMSLLGAAARESGAAVLLVTHDLRVAAYADREVVVRDGRTGEAGVR is encoded by the coding sequence ATGTCCGAGTCCCCCAGGGCCGCCGCTGCCGTGCAGGCCGTCCAGACCGTCCGCGACGGGTCGCTGCTGGCCGGCGTCGACCTGCGCAAGAACTTCGGCCTCACCCCCGCGCTGACCGGCGCCTGCCTCGACCTGGCGCCCGGCGAACTGGTCGCCGTGCTCGGCACCTCGGGCTCCGGCAAGTCCACCCTGCTGCACTGCCTGGCCGGTCTGATCCGCCCGGACAGCGGCACCGTCACCTACCGCGGCCAGGACCTGACCCAGCTGTCGGACCCGGCCCGCAGTGCGCTGCGCCGGTCCGACTTCGGCTTCGTCTTCCAGTTCGGCCAGCTGGTTCCCGAGCTCTCCTGCCTGGAGAACGTGGCGCTCCCGCTGCGGCTGAACGGCCTGCGCCGGCGCGCCGCCGAGCAGCGGGCCATGCAGTGGCTGGAGCGGCTGGAGGTCGCGGACCTGGCGGCCAAGCGGCCCGGCGAGCTCTCCGGCGGCCAGGGGCAGCGGGCCGCGATCGCCCGCGCGCTGGTCACCGCACCGGCGGTGATCTTCGCCGACGAACCGACCGGCTCACTCGACTCGCTGCACAGCGAGCAGGTGATGTCGCTGCTCGGCGCGGCGGCCCGGGAGTCCGGCGCGGCGGTGCTGCTGGTCACCCACGACCTGCGGGTGGCGGCGTACGCGGACCGCGAGGTCGTGGTCCGCGACGGGCGCACCGGCGAGGCGGGAGTCCGCTGA
- a CDS encoding PadR family transcriptional regulator: MSLGHTILGLLESHPRHGYDLKRAYDERFGQSRALPYGQVYATLSRLLKNGLVEVDGTEPGEGPERKRYVITEAGITDVARWLAEPESPSSYLQSTLYTKVVLALLTGRSAQRLLDTQRAEHLRQMRELTRRKLSGDLADHLLCDHALFHLEADLRWLELTAARLDELARKVRA; the protein is encoded by the coding sequence ATGTCACTGGGCCACACCATCCTCGGGCTCCTGGAGTCCCATCCGCGCCACGGCTACGACCTCAAGCGCGCTTACGACGAACGCTTCGGCCAGAGCCGGGCGCTGCCCTACGGCCAGGTCTACGCGACCCTCTCCCGGCTGCTGAAGAACGGCCTGGTCGAGGTGGACGGCACGGAGCCGGGCGAGGGTCCCGAGCGCAAGCGCTACGTCATCACCGAGGCCGGGATCACCGACGTCGCCCGCTGGCTGGCCGAACCGGAGAGCCCGTCGAGCTACCTGCAGAGCACCCTCTACACCAAGGTCGTGCTCGCCCTGCTGACCGGCCGCTCGGCCCAGCGGCTGCTGGACACCCAGCGTGCCGAACACCTGCGCCAGATGCGGGAGCTGACCCGCCGCAAGCTGTCCGGCGACCTGGCCGACCACCTGCTCTGCGACCACGCGCTCTTCCACCTGGAGGCCGACCTGCGCTGGCTGGAGCTGACCGCGGCCCGACTGGACGAGCTGGCCCGGAAGGTGCGCGCCTGA
- the gndA gene encoding NADP-dependent phosphogluconate dehydrogenase: MSVQQSADIGVTGLAVMGRNLARNFARHGHRVALHNRSAARTSALVAEFGHEGEFVPNETMEQFVASLVRPRRIVIMVKAGEATDAVIDELVPLLEPGDIVVDGGNAHFLDTRRREAALREHGLHFVGTGISGGEEGALEGPSIMPGGTTEAYKSLGPLLESISAKVDGAPCCTHVGPDGAGHFVKMVHNGIEYADMQLIAEAYDLLRHGGGRQPAEIAKIFRSWNEGRLESYLIEITAEVLGHTDAATGQPFVDIVQDRAEQKGTGRWTVQTALELGVPVSGIAEAVFARSLSGSTALREAARDLPGPGETWLDSAAADTFAADVEKALYASKIVAYAQGFNQIQAGSAEYGWQISPGAMASIWRGGCIIRARFLNRITAAYQADPQLPTLLTDEYFKEALADAQAAWRRVVSTATQLGVPVPGFATALAYYDSLRAGRLPAALIQGQRDFFGAHTYRRTDRDGVFHTLWGGDRSEQEH; this comes from the coding sequence ATGAGCGTCCAGCAGTCAGCCGACATCGGCGTCACCGGACTGGCCGTCATGGGCCGCAACCTGGCCCGGAACTTCGCCCGGCACGGCCACCGGGTCGCCCTGCACAACCGCAGCGCCGCCCGCACCAGCGCGCTGGTGGCCGAGTTCGGCCACGAGGGCGAGTTCGTCCCGAACGAGACGATGGAGCAGTTCGTCGCCTCGCTGGTGCGCCCCCGCCGGATCGTCATCATGGTCAAGGCCGGTGAGGCCACCGACGCGGTGATCGACGAGCTGGTCCCGCTGCTCGAACCCGGTGACATCGTGGTCGACGGCGGCAACGCGCACTTCCTGGACACCCGGCGGCGCGAGGCGGCGCTGCGCGAGCACGGCCTGCACTTCGTCGGCACCGGCATCTCGGGCGGCGAGGAGGGCGCGCTGGAGGGGCCGAGCATCATGCCCGGCGGCACCACCGAGGCCTACAAGTCCCTCGGGCCGCTGCTGGAGTCGATCTCCGCCAAGGTGGACGGAGCGCCCTGCTGCACCCACGTCGGCCCCGACGGCGCCGGACACTTCGTCAAGATGGTGCACAACGGCATCGAGTACGCCGACATGCAGCTGATCGCGGAGGCCTACGACCTGCTGCGGCACGGCGGCGGCCGCCAGCCCGCCGAGATCGCCAAGATCTTCCGGTCCTGGAACGAGGGCCGCCTGGAGTCCTACCTGATCGAGATCACCGCCGAGGTGCTCGGCCACACCGACGCCGCCACCGGGCAGCCCTTCGTCGACATCGTGCAGGACCGGGCCGAGCAGAAGGGCACCGGGCGCTGGACCGTGCAGACCGCGCTCGAACTGGGCGTGCCGGTCAGCGGCATCGCCGAAGCCGTCTTCGCCCGCTCGCTCTCCGGCAGCACGGCGCTGCGCGAGGCGGCCCGCGACCTGCCGGGGCCGGGCGAGACCTGGCTGGACAGCGCCGCGGCCGACACCTTCGCGGCCGACGTGGAGAAGGCGCTCTACGCCTCGAAGATCGTCGCCTACGCGCAGGGCTTCAACCAGATCCAGGCCGGCAGCGCCGAGTACGGCTGGCAGATCTCGCCCGGTGCGATGGCCTCGATCTGGCGCGGCGGCTGCATCATCCGGGCCCGGTTCCTGAACCGGATCACCGCCGCCTACCAGGCGGACCCGCAGCTGCCCACGCTGCTCACCGACGAGTACTTCAAGGAGGCGCTCGCCGACGCCCAGGCGGCCTGGCGCCGGGTGGTCTCCACGGCCACCCAACTCGGCGTGCCGGTGCCCGGCTTCGCCACCGCGCTGGCCTACTACGACTCGCTGCGGGCCGGCCGGCTGCCGGCCGCGCTGATCCAGGGGCAGCGGGACTTCTTCGGCGCGCACACCTACCGCCGCACCGACCGGGACGGCGTCTTCCACACGCTCTGGGGCGGCGACCGCAGCGAGCAGGAACACTGA
- a CDS encoding Dyp-type peroxidase, with the protein MTTEHDTAGAARTGSPPRPQAVLDPLTEAALFLVLTVRPGGEPAVRELLPELAALRRSVGFRVPQARLSCVAGIGSRLWDRLFAGPRPAELHPFRELRGPRHTAPATPGDLLLHLRAERQDACFELAGQLLARLADAVEVADEVTGFGYFDRRDLLGFVDGTENPEGTEADAAALIGAEDPDFAGGSYVMVQKYLHDLTAWQALPVEQQEHAVGRTKLADIELPDAEQPADSHVSLTSLEPAADGGERQILRANMPFGSYASGEFGTYFIGYCRTPAVTEEMLENMFLGRPPGNHDRLLDFSTAVTGGLYFVPAADLLADPPPPAPSGATAGSDGSLGIGSLKPDRSLNRSTTA; encoded by the coding sequence GTGACCACTGAGCACGACACCGCGGGGGCGGCCCGGACCGGGTCGCCCCCGCGGCCGCAGGCCGTTCTGGACCCGCTGACCGAAGCCGCGCTCTTCCTGGTGCTCACCGTGCGCCCCGGCGGCGAGCCGGCCGTGCGCGAGCTGCTGCCCGAGCTGGCGGCGCTGCGCCGCTCGGTCGGCTTCCGGGTGCCGCAGGCGCGGCTCAGCTGCGTGGCGGGGATCGGATCGCGGCTCTGGGACCGGCTCTTCGCCGGTCCCCGCCCGGCCGAGCTGCACCCCTTCCGCGAGCTGCGCGGCCCCCGGCACACCGCCCCCGCCACCCCCGGCGACCTGCTGCTGCACCTGCGCGCCGAGCGGCAGGACGCCTGCTTCGAGCTGGCCGGGCAGCTGCTGGCCCGCCTGGCGGACGCCGTCGAGGTGGCGGACGAGGTGACCGGCTTCGGCTACTTCGACCGGCGCGACCTGCTCGGCTTCGTCGACGGCACCGAGAACCCCGAGGGCACCGAGGCCGACGCCGCCGCGCTGATCGGCGCGGAGGATCCGGACTTCGCGGGCGGCAGCTATGTGATGGTGCAGAAGTACCTGCACGATCTGACGGCCTGGCAGGCGCTGCCGGTCGAGCAGCAGGAACACGCGGTGGGCCGCACCAAGCTCGCCGACATCGAACTGCCCGACGCCGAGCAGCCGGCCGACTCGCACGTGTCGCTCACCAGCCTGGAGCCGGCGGCGGACGGCGGCGAACGGCAGATCCTGCGGGCGAACATGCCGTTCGGCTCGTACGCGAGCGGCGAGTTCGGCACCTACTTCATCGGCTACTGCCGCACCCCGGCGGTCACCGAGGAGATGCTGGAGAACATGTTCCTGGGCCGCCCGCCCGGCAACCACGACCGGCTGCTGGACTTCTCCACCGCCGTGACCGGGGGACTCTACTTCGTCCCGGCCGCCGATCTGCTGGCCGACCCGCCGCCGCCCGCGCCGTCCGGCGCCACCGCCGGCTCGGACGGTTCGCTCGGTATCGGCAGCCTCAAGCCCGACAGAAGCCTGAACAGGAGTACCACCGCATGA
- a CDS encoding family 1 encapsulin nanocompartment shell protein, which translates to MNNLHRALAPISAEAWAEIEEEARRTFTLHLAGRRVVDLVGPAGPELAAVGSGRRREIPALVPGTEAHTRESRPVVDLRAPFTLSRRAVDDVERGAKDSDWQPVKDAARTIALAEDTAIFEGWSAAGISGVRAGSENPPLALPADVVDYPDAVSRALSTLRLAGVDGPYSLLLGADTYTAVNETSNHGYPVRQHLARVVTGEIIWAPALAGAVVVSTRGGDFELHLGQDLSIGYLGHDADSVRLYLQESLTFALYSPEAAVTLTATPAAGATVAKG; encoded by the coding sequence ATGAACAACCTGCACCGCGCGCTGGCCCCGATCTCGGCCGAGGCCTGGGCGGAGATCGAGGAGGAGGCCCGGCGCACCTTCACCCTGCACCTGGCCGGGCGTCGGGTGGTCGACCTGGTCGGACCGGCCGGCCCCGAGCTGGCGGCGGTCGGCTCCGGGCGCCGGCGCGAGATCCCCGCGCTGGTGCCCGGCACCGAGGCGCACACCCGCGAGTCCCGTCCGGTGGTCGACCTGCGGGCGCCGTTCACCCTGAGCCGGCGGGCCGTGGACGACGTGGAGCGCGGCGCCAAGGACTCCGACTGGCAGCCCGTGAAGGACGCCGCCCGCACCATCGCCCTGGCCGAGGACACCGCGATCTTCGAGGGCTGGTCGGCCGCCGGGATCAGCGGGGTGCGCGCCGGTTCGGAGAACCCGCCGCTCGCGCTGCCCGCCGACGTGGTCGACTACCCCGACGCGGTCAGCCGGGCGCTCAGCACGCTGCGCCTGGCCGGAGTGGACGGCCCCTACTCCCTGCTGCTCGGCGCCGACACCTACACGGCGGTCAACGAGACCTCCAACCACGGCTACCCGGTGCGCCAGCACCTGGCCCGGGTGGTCACCGGCGAGATCATCTGGGCGCCGGCGCTGGCGGGCGCGGTGGTGGTCTCCACCCGGGGCGGTGACTTCGAGCTGCACCTGGGCCAGGACCTGTCGATCGGCTACCTCGGGCACGACGCCGACTCGGTGCGGCTCTACCTGCAGGAGTCGCTGACCTTCGCGCTCTACTCGCCGGAGGCCGCGGTCACCCTCACCGCCACACCCGCCGCCGGCGCCACGGTGGCTAAGGGCTGA
- a CDS encoding calcium:proton antiporter: MTAALSRWTLLLPLLAAVLLVLVWGRSLPAPVAALTGVVLLGAVLAAVHHAEVVAHRVGEPMGSLVLAVAVTVIEVALIVTLMADAPAKNGTLARDTVFAAIMITCNGIVGLCLLLGALRTRVAVFNPEGTGAALATVATLATLSLVLPTFTTSTPGPDFSPTQLAFASAAALVLYGLFVTTQTVRHREYFLPPNLHDTEMDSFAPAPAPAPAPAPADHTTTDSPATEPHDERPTTQATVTSLVLLLVALIAVVGLAKTVSPTIESGVTAAGLPASVMGVVIAMMVLLPETIAAVRSARRDQVQTGLNLALGSAMASIGLTIPAVALASIWLSGPLVLGLGATHLVLLALTVAVGTLTVIPGRATPLQGGVHLSVLAGYVILAVSP; the protein is encoded by the coding sequence ATGACCGCCGCCCTGAGCCGGTGGACCCTGCTGCTACCGCTGCTGGCGGCCGTCCTGCTGGTCCTGGTCTGGGGCCGGTCACTGCCCGCCCCCGTGGCCGCACTGACCGGGGTGGTCCTGCTGGGGGCGGTGCTGGCGGCGGTGCACCACGCGGAGGTGGTCGCGCACCGGGTCGGCGAGCCGATGGGATCGCTGGTGCTGGCGGTCGCGGTGACCGTGATCGAGGTCGCGCTGATCGTCACGCTGATGGCGGACGCCCCGGCCAAGAACGGGACGCTCGCCCGGGACACCGTGTTCGCCGCGATCATGATCACCTGCAACGGGATCGTCGGCCTCTGCCTGCTGCTCGGCGCGCTGCGCACCCGGGTGGCGGTCTTCAATCCGGAGGGCACCGGCGCGGCGCTGGCCACCGTGGCGACCCTGGCCACGCTCAGCCTGGTGCTGCCCACCTTCACCACCAGCACGCCCGGGCCGGACTTCTCGCCGACCCAGCTCGCCTTCGCCTCGGCCGCCGCCCTGGTGCTGTACGGGCTCTTCGTGACCACCCAGACGGTGCGGCACCGGGAGTACTTCCTGCCGCCGAACCTGCACGACACCGAGATGGACAGCTTCGCCCCCGCCCCCGCCCCCGCCCCCGCCCCCGCCCCCGCCGACCACACCACCACGGACAGCCCCGCCACCGAACCGCACGACGAACGCCCCACCACCCAGGCCACCGTGACCAGCCTGGTCCTGCTGCTGGTCGCGCTGATCGCCGTGGTCGGGCTGGCCAAGACGGTCTCACCGACCATCGAGAGCGGGGTCACGGCAGCCGGGCTGCCCGCCTCGGTGATGGGAGTGGTGATCGCGATGATGGTGCTGCTGCCGGAGACCATCGCCGCCGTCCGATCCGCTCGCCGCGACCAGGTGCAGACCGGGCTCAACCTGGCGCTCGGCTCGGCGATGGCCAGCATCGGGCTGACCATCCCGGCCGTCGCGCTGGCCTCGATCTGGCTGAGCGGCCCGCTGGTGCTGGGCCTGGGCGCCACCCATCTGGTGCTGCTGGCGCTCACCGTGGCGGTGGGCACCCTGACGGTGATCCCCGGACGGGCCACCCCGCTGCAGGGCGGGGTGCACCTGTCCGTGCTGGCCGGCTACGTGATCCTGGCCGTCAGCCCTTAG
- a CDS encoding NUDIX domain-containing protein, with product MGRSRTAAEDRRIAVSCVFVCHDGAGRLLLARRAAGARDEPGRWDCGAGAVEFGESFEAAVAREVREEYATEALDTTVLGVRNVLRGEPVDSHWVAVVCAVRVDPATVAIGEPDKFDALGWFTPDQLPTPRHSQLDATLALVEPRGF from the coding sequence ATGGGCCGGTCGCGAACGGCGGCCGAGGACCGGCGGATCGCCGTCTCCTGCGTCTTCGTCTGCCACGACGGCGCCGGGCGGCTACTGCTCGCCCGGCGCGCGGCCGGTGCCCGGGACGAACCGGGGCGCTGGGACTGCGGGGCCGGCGCGGTGGAGTTCGGCGAGAGCTTCGAGGCGGCGGTGGCCCGCGAGGTGCGCGAGGAGTACGCCACCGAGGCGCTGGACACCACCGTGCTCGGGGTGCGGAACGTGCTGCGCGGCGAGCCGGTGGACTCGCACTGGGTCGCGGTGGTCTGCGCCGTGCGGGTCGACCCGGCGACGGTGGCGATCGGCGAGCCGGACAAGTTCGACGCGCTGGGCTGGTTCACCCCGGACCAGCTCCCGACGCCCCGGCACTCCCAGCTCGACGCCACCCTCGCCCTGGTCGAGCCGCGGGGATTCTGA
- a CDS encoding HAD family hydrolase produces the protein MRRDKQVLVFDADDTLWENNIRFERAIEAFLDEVVPPAPSRAAGRSALDAIEAANAATHGYGSQVFLRSLGECFEQLHARPATAAELARLEALAASVRGAEVELIPGVAETLAALAERHELLLLTKGDRTEQQAKIDASGLAGRFGAVHIVPEKDVAAYRRLTEEHALVPERTWMIGNSPKSDILPARRAGLNAVFIPHQHTWALENDVALDPQDPGVLRLAAFTDLGQHF, from the coding sequence ATGCGACGTGACAAGCAGGTCCTGGTCTTCGACGCCGACGACACCCTCTGGGAGAACAACATCCGCTTCGAGCGGGCGATCGAGGCGTTCCTGGACGAGGTGGTCCCGCCGGCGCCCAGCCGGGCCGCCGGCCGTTCGGCGCTGGACGCGATCGAGGCGGCCAACGCCGCCACCCACGGGTACGGCTCCCAGGTCTTCCTGCGCAGTCTCGGCGAGTGCTTCGAGCAGCTGCACGCGCGGCCGGCCACCGCGGCCGAGCTGGCCCGCCTCGAGGCGCTGGCCGCCTCGGTGCGCGGCGCGGAGGTGGAGCTGATCCCGGGCGTGGCCGAGACGCTGGCCGCGCTCGCCGAGCGGCACGAGCTGCTGCTGCTCACCAAGGGCGACCGGACCGAGCAGCAGGCCAAGATCGACGCCTCCGGGCTGGCCGGGCGCTTCGGGGCGGTGCACATCGTGCCGGAGAAGGACGTCGCGGCCTACCGGCGGCTGACCGAGGAGCACGCGCTGGTGCCCGAGCGCACCTGGATGATCGGAAACTCGCCGAAGTCCGACATCCTGCCCGCCCGCCGGGCCGGACTGAACGCGGTCTTCATCCCGCACCAGCACACCTGGGCGCTGGAGAACGACGTCGCGCTGGACCCACAGGACCCCGGGGTGCTCCGGCTGGCGGCCTTCACCGACCTCGGGCAGCACTTCTGA
- a CDS encoding glycoside hydrolase family 3 N-terminal domain-containing protein: MDSPRRWLLGCLALLLAGCGPATPPRGTAARTPAAPGSPAASPGGPAAAASASAAASPIAAGSPAAPSLAPPASLTSPAIPALTPDQLAGQRVIYSYPGTTVPESLLTAVRSGRAAGVIFFGFNAVDPAAFSRSVAALRQAQQESPVRLPLLLMTDQEGGRIRRLPGAPELSERAVGGSAEPMAAARAAGTGAARNLTANGLNVNLAPVLDVYTQQGNFIDATERSYSSDPAAAAALGGAFISAQQQAGVAATAKHFPGLGTAPAGANTDQGPVTLPVSRARLAAADETPYPAAIAAGVDLVMVSWAVYPALDPDHPAGLSPTVVGGELRDRLGFHGVTVTDALEAGALQAYGSTGQRAVAAAQAGMDLLLCSTGSPTQGEDATTALSDALTTGRLDQADFNAAVARITALRAGLR; this comes from the coding sequence ATGGACTCACCCCGCCGCTGGCTGCTCGGTTGTCTCGCTCTGCTGCTGGCCGGCTGCGGTCCGGCCACGCCGCCGCGCGGCACGGCGGCCCGCACGCCGGCCGCGCCCGGCTCCCCGGCGGCCTCCCCCGGCGGACCTGCCGCCGCCGCATCCGCCTCGGCGGCCGCGTCGCCCATCGCCGCCGGGTCGCCCGCCGCGCCCTCGCTCGCCCCACCCGCCTCGTTGACCTCGCCCGCCATCCCCGCCCTGACCCCCGATCAGCTGGCCGGCCAGCGCGTCATCTACTCCTACCCCGGCACCACCGTGCCGGAGTCGCTGCTCACCGCCGTGCGCTCGGGGCGGGCCGCCGGGGTGATCTTCTTCGGGTTCAACGCCGTCGACCCCGCGGCCTTCAGCCGCTCGGTCGCCGCGCTGCGCCAGGCACAGCAGGAGAGTCCGGTGCGGCTGCCGCTGCTGCTGATGACCGATCAGGAAGGCGGCCGGATCCGGCGGCTGCCCGGGGCACCGGAGCTCTCCGAGCGCGCGGTCGGCGGGTCGGCGGAGCCGATGGCGGCCGCACGCGCGGCCGGCACCGGCGCCGCGCGGAACCTCACCGCCAACGGGCTGAACGTCAACCTGGCCCCGGTGCTGGACGTCTACACCCAGCAGGGCAACTTCATCGACGCCACCGAGCGCTCCTACAGCAGTGACCCGGCGGCCGCGGCCGCGCTCGGCGGCGCCTTCATCAGCGCCCAGCAGCAGGCCGGGGTCGCCGCCACCGCCAAGCACTTCCCGGGCCTGGGCACCGCGCCGGCCGGCGCCAACACCGACCAGGGACCGGTCACCCTGCCGGTCTCCCGCGCCCGGCTGGCCGCGGCCGACGAGACCCCTTACCCGGCGGCGATCGCGGCCGGTGTGGACCTGGTGATGGTCTCCTGGGCCGTCTACCCCGCGCTCGACCCGGACCACCCGGCGGGCCTGTCACCGACCGTGGTCGGCGGCGAGCTGCGCGACCGGCTCGGCTTCCACGGGGTGACGGTCACCGACGCCCTCGAAGCCGGCGCCCTCCAGGCCTACGGCAGCACCGGCCAGCGGGCCGTGGCCGCCGCCCAGGCGGGTATGGACCTGCTGCTCTGCTCCACCGGGAGCCCGACCCAGGGCGAGGACGCCACCACCGCCCTCTCCGACGCGCTGACCACCGGCCGCCTGGACCAGGCCGACTTCAACGCGGCCGTCGCCCGGATCACCGCGCTGCGCGCCGGCCTGCGGTAG